The proteins below come from a single Tenuifilum thalassicum genomic window:
- the ykgO gene encoding type B 50S ribosomal protein L36 has translation MKVRASVKKRSDDCKIVRRKGRLYVINKKNPKFKQRQG, from the coding sequence ATGAAAGTAAGAGCATCAGTTAAAAAACGCAGCGACGATTGTAAAATAGTACGTCGTAAAGGGCGTTTATACGTTATTAACAAAAAAAATCCTAAGTTTAAGCAACGTCAAGGATAA
- the rplE gene encoding 50S ribosomal protein L5, translating to MEYVPTLKKKYREEIVPALMKQFNYKSVMQVPRLKKIVINQGIGQAVADRKLIEQAQAELTQIAGQKAILTYSRKDISNFKLRRGMPIGVKVTLRRDRMYEFMERLISVSLPRIRDFKGINDKLDGRGNYTLGIQEHIIFPEIDIDKVNKILGAEITFVTSTDNDEEAYALLREFGLPFKNAKKQ from the coding sequence ATGGAATACGTACCAACCCTAAAGAAAAAATATAGGGAGGAAATTGTCCCCGCGCTCATGAAACAGTTTAACTACAAGAGCGTGATGCAGGTTCCCCGGTTGAAGAAGATAGTAATCAACCAAGGGATAGGACAAGCAGTAGCCGATCGTAAGCTTATTGAGCAAGCACAGGCTGAACTAACACAAATTGCTGGTCAAAAGGCTATTCTTACCTACTCGCGTAAGGATATATCAAATTTTAAACTCCGTAGAGGAATGCCTATCGGCGTTAAAGTTACTCTCCGTCGCGATAGGATGTATGAGTTCATGGAACGCTTAATTAGCGTTTCATTGCCTCGTATCCGCGATTTTAAGGGAATTAACGATAAACTTGATGGCCGTGGTAACTATACACTCGGTATTCAAGAGCATATTATTTTCCCTGAAATCGATATCGATAAGGTAAATAAAATCTTAGGTGCAGAAATCACCTTTGTTACCTCTACCGATAACGATGAAGAAGCATATGCGCTCCTACGTGAGTTTGGTTTACCTTTTAAAAATGCTAAAAAGCAATAG
- the map gene encoding type I methionyl aminopeptidase → MLLSKTDEEVELLRQNGDLVSRTLAEVAKHIKPGITTKKLDQIAEEFIRSNGAVPGFLGYSGYPATLCISVNDAVVHGIPSNYELREGDIVSVDCGTLLHGYYGDSAYTFTVGEVSPEVQRLLRVTRESLEKGIEKAIAGNRVGDISHTIQEYAEKNGYSVVRELVGHGIGRHMHEKPEVPNYGVRGRGPKLVDGMVICIEPMINLGTKHIYQEPDGWTIRTQDGKPSAHFELTVVIRKGKAERLSTFSYIEEVLR, encoded by the coding sequence ATGCTTTTATCAAAGACCGACGAAGAAGTTGAGCTGCTGAGGCAAAATGGCGATTTAGTTTCGCGCACATTAGCCGAGGTGGCAAAACATATAAAGCCGGGGATAACTACCAAGAAACTGGATCAGATAGCGGAGGAGTTTATTCGTTCTAACGGTGCTGTACCTGGTTTTCTTGGTTATAGCGGTTATCCTGCAACTCTCTGCATCTCGGTCAACGATGCAGTAGTTCATGGCATACCGTCGAATTATGAGCTCCGCGAGGGCGACATAGTATCGGTCGATTGCGGGACCCTCTTGCACGGGTATTATGGAGACTCAGCATATACATTTACTGTAGGTGAAGTTTCTCCCGAAGTGCAGCGGCTGTTAAGGGTAACCCGTGAGAGCCTTGAAAAAGGCATCGAAAAGGCAATTGCTGGTAACCGTGTGGGTGATATATCACACACCATCCAGGAATACGCCGAAAAAAATGGATATTCTGTCGTTCGTGAGCTAGTTGGGCACGGCATAGGCCGCCATATGCACGAAAAACCCGAGGTGCCCAATTACGGAGTTAGGGGACGCGGTCCTAAGCTTGTCGATGGTATGGTAATTTGCATTGAACCTATGATTAATTTGGGGACTAAGCACATTTACCAAGAACCAGATGGCTGGACCATAAGAACCCAAGACGGAAAACCATCGGCTCATTTTGAGTTGACCGTTGTGATTAGAAAGGGGAAAGCGGAGAGGCTTTCAACTTTCAGCTATATTGAAGAAGTTTTACGTTAA
- the rplF gene encoding 50S ribosomal protein L6: protein MSRIGKKPVNLPQGVTVNISPDNVVSVKGPLGELKQKVDPDITVKVEGNQVVLTRPTDQKRHRSLHGLYRSLINNMVVGVSQGFEIRQELVGVGYKAEAKGQILELSLGFSHDIYFELPKEVKVETITEKKGTPKVILKSIDKQLLGQVAAKIRSLRKPEPYKGKGIRFVGEVIRKKAGKSASV from the coding sequence ATGTCGAGAATAGGAAAAAAACCTGTAAACTTACCACAAGGCGTTACGGTGAATATTAGTCCCGATAATGTGGTAAGCGTGAAAGGCCCTCTCGGAGAACTAAAGCAAAAAGTAGATCCGGATATTACCGTAAAGGTAGAGGGAAATCAAGTTGTTCTCACCAGACCAACTGATCAAAAACGCCATCGTTCATTACACGGTCTTTATCGTTCACTTATCAACAACATGGTTGTTGGGGTATCTCAAGGTTTTGAAATTAGACAAGAGCTTGTTGGTGTAGGGTATAAAGCCGAAGCTAAAGGACAAATACTTGAGCTTAGCTTAGGGTTTTCTCATGATATCTACTTTGAACTTCCTAAAGAAGTTAAGGTAGAAACCATCACCGAGAAAAAAGGAACCCCTAAGGTGATTCTAAAAAGCATTGATAAGCAACTACTAGGACAGGTGGCTGCTAAAATACGCTCGCTACGTAAACCAGAACCATACAAAGGTAAAGGTATTCGTTTTGTGGGTGAAGTTATTCGTAAGAAGGCTGGTAAGTCAGCTAGTGTATAA
- the rplX gene encoding 50S ribosomal protein L24: protein MAKLHIKKGDMVYVISGESKGQQGRVLKVLVEKQRAIVEGVNMVSRHTKPNSQYPQGGIIKKEAPIHISNLMVVDPTTGKPTRIGRRLNDKGKLVRYSKKSGEEIK from the coding sequence ATGGCAAAGTTACATATCAAGAAAGGGGATATGGTTTACGTAATCTCCGGTGAATCAAAGGGCCAACAGGGCCGCGTGCTCAAGGTGCTCGTTGAGAAACAACGTGCTATAGTTGAAGGTGTAAATATGGTTTCAAGGCACACTAAGCCCAACTCTCAATACCCACAAGGTGGTATTATAAAGAAGGAAGCCCCTATCCATATTTCAAACCTTATGGTAGTTGATCCTACCACAGGAAAACCTACTCGTATTGGTCGTCGACTAAACGATAAGGGTAAACTAGTTCGTTACTCAAAAAAATCAGGAGAGGAGATTAAGTAA
- the rplR gene encoding 50S ribosomal protein L18, translating into MALSKLERKQRIRRRIRKKVSGTAQKPRMSVFRSNTNIYVQFIDDVNGVTLASASSMSKEIAENKNITKTEQARLVGQLAAKNALAKGIEQVVFDRGGNLYHGRIKALADAAREGGLKF; encoded by the coding sequence ATGGCTTTAAGTAAATTAGAAAGAAAGCAGCGCATTCGTAGAAGAATCCGCAAAAAGGTTTCGGGAACCGCTCAAAAACCACGTATGTCGGTTTTTAGAAGCAACACCAACATATACGTACAGTTTATCGATGATGTGAATGGTGTTACACTAGCTTCCGCATCTTCTATGTCGAAAGAGATTGCTGAGAATAAAAATATAACAAAAACCGAACAAGCCCGTCTTGTTGGTCAGCTTGCTGCTAAAAATGCTCTTGCTAAAGGTATTGAGCAGGTAGTATTCGATCGTGGAGGTAATCTATATCATGGTCGTATTAAAGCACTTGCTGATGCTGCAAGAGAAGGTGGACTTAAATTCTAA
- the rplO gene encoding 50S ribosomal protein L15: MKLNSLKPAVGSTKNRKRIARGQGSGHGGTATRGHKGAKSRSGYSRKFGFEGGQMPIQRRLPKFGFKNPFRVEYKAINLEVLQNLADKHGYTTIDVDTLINAGLISRKDLVKILAKGTLTAKLEVKAHAFSKKAIEAIEAANGTVVKL, encoded by the coding sequence ATGAAACTAAATAGTCTTAAACCCGCTGTAGGTTCTACCAAAAATAGAAAGCGAATTGCTCGTGGTCAAGGGTCGGGACACGGTGGTACCGCCACTCGTGGGCATAAAGGTGCCAAATCTCGCTCTGGATACTCAAGAAAATTCGGTTTTGAAGGAGGTCAGATGCCTATACAGCGTCGATTACCCAAGTTCGGATTCAAAAATCCATTCCGCGTAGAGTACAAAGCAATTAACCTTGAGGTTCTTCAAAACCTAGCCGATAAACATGGTTACACAACAATTGATGTTGATACCCTAATAAATGCAGGTTTGATCTCAAGAAAAGATTTAGTTAAGATACTTGCTAAAGGTACTCTTACAGCTAAGCTTGAGGTAAAAGCCCATGCTTTCTCAAAGAAAGCAATTGAAGCAATTGAAGCAGCTAACGGAACCGTAGTAAAATTATAA
- the rpsE gene encoding 30S ribosomal protein S5: MSQNTNIRRVKASDLELKDRLVSIQRVTKVTKGGRTFSFSAIVVVGNENGVVGYGLGKASEVTAAIAKGIEDAKKNLVKVPIINGTIPHEQEAKFSGSRVLIKPASHGTGVKAGGAMRAVLESVGVTDVLAKSKGSSNPHNLVKATIQALLELRDAHTIAQQRGVSLNKVFNG; this comes from the coding sequence ATGTCACAAAATACCAACATACGTAGAGTAAAAGCCAGCGATCTTGAACTAAAAGACAGGCTGGTTAGCATACAGCGTGTAACCAAGGTTACCAAAGGGGGTAGAACATTCAGCTTCTCTGCCATTGTAGTTGTAGGTAATGAAAATGGAGTTGTAGGTTATGGCTTAGGTAAAGCTAGTGAGGTAACCGCTGCAATTGCAAAAGGTATTGAGGATGCTAAAAAGAACTTGGTGAAAGTACCTATTATTAATGGTACTATCCCACACGAGCAAGAAGCAAAGTTCAGTGGATCAAGAGTTCTTATTAAGCCTGCATCGCATGGTACTGGAGTGAAAGCTGGTGGTGCTATGCGTGCTGTACTTGAGAGCGTTGGAGTAACCGACGTGCTTGCAAAGTCAAAAGGCTCATCGAACCCTCATAACCTTGTTAAAGCTACCATTCAAGCTTTACTAGAGTTACGTGATGCTCACACCATTGCACAGCAACGCGGTGTTAGCCTTAATAAAGTGTTCAACGGTTAA
- the rpsH gene encoding 30S ribosomal protein S8, protein MTDPIADYLTRIRNAVMARHRVVEVPASNMKKEMTKILFDKGYILNYKFEDDGKQGIIKIALKYHPETKACAIKHLERVSKPGLRRYVNARELPRVLNGLGIAIISTSQGLMTDKEARTKNIGGEVVCYVY, encoded by the coding sequence ATTACCGACCCAATTGCAGATTACCTAACCCGAATTCGTAACGCCGTGATGGCTCGCCATCGGGTTGTTGAGGTGCCCGCTTCGAACATGAAAAAGGAAATGACCAAGATCTTGTTCGATAAGGGGTACATCCTAAATTATAAATTTGAAGATGATGGAAAGCAAGGTATTATCAAGATTGCTTTAAAATATCATCCTGAAACTAAAGCTTGCGCCATTAAGCATTTAGAGCGCGTTAGCAAGCCGGGCTTGCGCAGGTATGTTAACGCTAGAGAACTTCCAAGGGTTTTGAATGGTTTGGGGATTGCTATAATAAGCACTTCTCAAGGCCTAATGACCGATAAGGAAGCACGTACTAAAAACATTGGTGGCGAAGTTGTTTGCTATGTTTACTAA
- the rpmD gene encoding 50S ribosomal protein L30: MAKIKVTQVRSLIRRPKKQREIVRSLGLRRMHHTVELEATPHVLGMVAKVKHLVRVEEQ; this comes from the coding sequence ATGGCAAAGATAAAAGTTACACAGGTACGTAGTCTTATTCGTCGCCCAAAAAAACAACGTGAGATTGTACGTTCGTTGGGCCTACGTCGCATGCATCATACCGTTGAATTAGAAGCAACACCACATGTGTTAGGTATGGTTGCAAAAGTAAAACACCTAGTACGTGTTGAAGAGCAATAG
- the rpsN gene encoding 30S ribosomal protein S14: MAKESMKAREVRRAKLVEKYAEKRAKLKAEGDYVGLQKLPRNSNPIRLRNRCSITGRPRGYMRQFGISRITFREMASKGLIPGVKKASW, translated from the coding sequence ATGGCAAAAGAATCAATGAAAGCACGTGAAGTTCGCCGTGCTAAACTCGTAGAAAAATACGCCGAGAAAAGAGCCAAGTTAAAAGCTGAAGGTGATTACGTTGGATTACAAAAGTTACCTCGTAACTCTAACCCAATCCGTCTACGTAATCGTTGCAGCATAACCGGAAGGCCAAGAGGTTATATGCGCCAGTTTGGTATAAGCCGTATTACCTTCCGTGAAATGGCTTCAAAAGGGTTAATCCCAGGTGTGAAAAAAGCTAGTTGGTAG
- the secY gene encoding preprotein translocase subunit SecY gives MKAFFETLKNIYKIEDLRKRILYTLGILLIYRLGSFIVIPGLDPTKLGELQNQTKDGIMGLLDMFSGGAFHNASIFALGIMPYISASIVVQLLGIAVPYFQRLQKEGESGRNKLNQITRVLTIGILLFQGPAYITNLYVQLPEGAFLLSKFWFTLTATITMIGGTMFIMWLGEKITDKGIGNGISLIIMIGIIARLPFAFAAEFASKVSDLGGGLVMLLLELIILFVIFMFSILLIQGTRKIPVQYAKRIVGNKQYGGVRQYIPLKVNAAGVMPIIFAQALMFIPMLFARFDATAGIAAAFGYTGFLYNFTFGLLIIIFTYFYTAIIINPNQMAEDMKKNGGFIPGVKPGKKTVEFLDSIMSKITLPGSIFLAIIAILPAFAIKLGVNNQFAQFFGGTSLLILVGVVMDTLQQIESHLLMRHYDGLTKSGRLKGRSTL, from the coding sequence ATGAAAGCCTTTTTCGAAACCCTAAAGAATATTTACAAGATAGAGGATCTGCGTAAGCGGATTCTCTATACTCTTGGTATTCTGTTAATCTATCGTTTAGGTAGTTTTATCGTGATTCCTGGTTTGGATCCAACAAAGTTGGGAGAATTGCAGAACCAAACCAAAGATGGTATAATGGGACTTCTTGATATGTTCTCGGGAGGTGCCTTTCATAATGCTTCCATCTTTGCGCTTGGTATTATGCCATACATCTCCGCTTCAATTGTGGTTCAGCTATTAGGAATTGCAGTACCCTACTTCCAGAGGTTGCAGAAAGAAGGCGAAAGCGGAAGAAATAAGTTAAACCAGATAACACGTGTACTTACAATAGGTATACTCCTATTCCAAGGACCTGCCTACATCACTAATCTTTACGTACAACTTCCCGAAGGAGCATTCCTGCTTTCTAAGTTTTGGTTTACCCTAACTGCTACTATTACCATGATAGGTGGTACCATGTTTATTATGTGGCTCGGAGAAAAGATTACCGATAAGGGTATAGGTAATGGCATTTCACTAATCATTATGATTGGTATTATTGCTCGTTTACCCTTTGCGTTTGCAGCTGAGTTCGCATCTAAGGTAAGCGATTTAGGTGGCGGATTAGTAATGCTACTATTGGAACTCATTATCCTGTTTGTGATTTTCATGTTTTCAATTCTGCTTATTCAGGGTACCAGAAAGATACCTGTACAGTATGCTAAGCGAATAGTAGGTAATAAGCAATATGGTGGTGTACGACAGTACATTCCATTAAAAGTTAATGCTGCTGGAGTGATGCCTATTATCTTTGCTCAAGCATTAATGTTTATTCCCATGCTATTTGCACGTTTCGATGCTACTGCTGGAATAGCAGCAGCATTTGGATATACTGGATTCCTTTATAACTTTACTTTTGGCCTGCTAATTATCATCTTTACATATTTCTATACAGCCATTATTATTAACCCTAATCAAATGGCTGAGGATATGAAAAAGAATGGAGGCTTTATCCCTGGAGTTAAGCCAGGAAAGAAAACTGTAGAGTTCCTTGATTCAATTATGTCGAAAATAACCTTACCAGGTTCTATTTTCCTTGCAATCATTGCAATTCTACCCGCTTTTGCTATTAAGCTTGGAGTGAATAATCAGTTTGCTCAGTTCTTTGGTGGTACCTCATTACTAATCCTTGTTGGTGTTGTAATGGATACCCTACAGCAGATTGAGAGTCACTTACTGATGCGTCATTACGATGGTTTAACCAAGTCGGGAAGGCTTAAGGGCCGTTCCACTTTATAG
- the infA gene encoding translation initiation factor IF-1, with protein MPKQPAIEKDGTIIEALSNAMFRVELDNGHIITAHISGKMRMHYIKILPGDKVKVEMSPYDLTKGRITFRYK; from the coding sequence ATGCCGAAACAACCTGCAATAGAGAAAGACGGAACAATTATTGAAGCTCTCTCGAATGCTATGTTCCGAGTAGAACTTGATAATGGACACATTATTACAGCCCATATCTCTGGGAAAATGCGTATGCATTACATTAAAATTCTTCCTGGAGATAAAGTAAAGGTTGAAATGTCGCCTTATGATTTAACAAAGGGACGTATTACTTTTAGGTATAAGTAA
- the rpsM gene encoding 30S ribosomal protein S13 has protein sequence MARIVGVDLPKNKRGEVALTYIYGIGRSSARKILDKAGISYDTKVADWSDENITAIRTILNEEYKVEGELRSMVQLNIKRLMDIGCYRGIRHRLGLPVRGQSTKNNARTRKGKRKTVANKKKATK, from the coding sequence ATGGCACGTATAGTAGGTGTAGATTTGCCGAAAAACAAGAGAGGTGAAGTTGCTTTAACCTATATTTATGGTATAGGACGTAGCAGCGCACGTAAAATTTTAGACAAGGCAGGTATCAGCTATGATACCAAAGTAGCCGATTGGTCCGATGAGAACATAACAGCCATTCGTACTATCCTAAACGAAGAGTATAAAGTTGAAGGAGAACTACGTTCTATGGTTCAACTTAATATCAAACGTTTAATGGATATTGGTTGTTATAGAGGTATTCGTCATCGTCTTGGTTTACCTGTAAGAGGTCAATCAACCAAGAATAATGCTCGTACACGTAAAGGAAAGAGAAAAACTGTTGCCAACAAGAAGAAGGCTACTAAATAG